A DNA window from Ficedula albicollis isolate OC2 chromosome 1, FicAlb1.5, whole genome shotgun sequence contains the following coding sequences:
- the CPOX gene encoding oxygen-dependent coproporphyrinogen-III oxidase, mitochondrial, whose amino-acid sequence MELLIMETQAEMCRALAALDPGASFVVDSWERKEGGGGISCVLQDGEVFEKAGVNVSVVSGLLSEEAARQMRSRGKSLKAKDGKLPFCAMGVSSVIHPKNPHVPTMHFNYRYFEIEEADGTIQWWFGGGTDLTPTYLNEEDAVHFHKTLKEACDKHDLKLYPKYKKWCDDYFYIKHRGERRGIGGIFFDDLDSPSKEEVFQFVKSCAKAVVPCYIPIVKKHCHDSFTPEEKLWQQLRRGRYVEFNLLYDRGTKFGLLTPGSRIESILMSLPLTARWEYMHNPPESSKEAEILEVLRNPKDWVH is encoded by the exons ATGGAGCTGCTCATCATGGAGACGCAGGCGGAGATGTGTCGCGCCCTGGCCGCCCTGGACCCCGGCGCCTCCTTCGTGGTtgacagctgggaaaggaaggaag GCGGAGGCGGCATCAGCTGCGTGCTGCAGGATGGCGAGGTCTTCGAGAAGGCGGGTGTGAACGTGTCCGTCGTGTCCGGGCTCCTGTCCGAGGAGGCAGCGCGGCAGATGCGGAGCAGGGGGAAGTCTCTGAAGGCCAAGGACG GGAAGCTGCCTTTTTGTGCCATGGGTGTGAGCTCTGTTATCCATCCAAAGAATCCTCATGTTCCAACCATGCACTTCAACTACAGATACTTTGAAATTGAAGAAGCAGATG GAACTATACAGTGGTGGTTTGGTGGTGGGACTGACCTCACTCCAACTTACCTGAATGAAGAGGATGCTGTTCATTTTCACAAGACTCTGAAAGAAGCCTGTGACAAGCACGATCTGAAGCTATATCCCAAGTACAAGAAATG GTGTGATGACTATTTCTATATCAAGCACCGTGGCGAGCGAAGAGGGATTGGAGGCATATTCTTTGATGATTTGGACTCTCCCTCCAAGGAGGAAGTATTCCAGTTTGTAAAGAGTTGTGCCAAAGCTGTCGTGCCTTGTTACATTCCCATTGTGAAAAAGCACTGCCATGACTCCTTCACACCAGAGGAAAAGCTATGGCAACAGCTTCGGAGAGGACG GTATGTAGAGTTCAACTTGCTTTATGACAGAGGTACCAAGTTTGGCCTCCTGACACCAGGATCGAGAATTGAAAGCATTCTTATGTCTCTGCCACTGACTGCGAG GTGGGAGTACATGCACAACCCACCAGAGAGCTCCAAAGAAGCAGAAATCCTGGAGGTTCTGCGAAATCCCAAAGACTGGGTGCACTGA